The Sphingopyxis sp. CCNWLW2 genome contains the following window.
CATCTCGCGGCGCTCCTGTTTCCGGAAGTGTTGAAGCGGCTTTATGTCGCGCAGGACGACGATCCCGCGGGCGCGGCGGCGCTGGCAACGCTTCGCGTGCGGGCGTCCGAGGCCCGCGTCGAGGTCGTCGCCCTCCGACCCGGCCGTGACGATTTCAATGCCGACTTGAGGCGGATCGGAGCGGGCGGGCTCGCTCGAACCCTCGCGTCGCAGCTCGGCGCGGCCGATCGCCAGCAGTTTCTTCGAGGGGCTTGAGGCGGGCTGGAAAGCGGGAGGGTCAGGCGGGCGGCTTCGCTCGCTCCTGATAACCGTCCTGCGGGGCCGCGCCGCGGCCTTCGGGGGAGGGCGACTGCGGCAGGCGGTGCGGGACAGCAATGGCTGCCGTGCGGCTATTTTCCGCCGGGGCCTGCGGCCCCTTTGCATCGCGAAGCAAAATAGCCTTCGTGCGCCATCCTCCGCTCGCGCTCCGGTCGCGGCGGGACGCCGCGATGCGGTCCCGTACCGCCTGCCGCAAGGGGTCGCCGCGAAGGCCGCGCGGGGCGCGGCTGCGACAGACGGAGACCGACGATGCACGACCTGAGCGAAGCCACCCACCCGGCATCCGCCGAACCTGGAACCACCGCCTATCTGCTCCAGGAAATGCAGTTGTTCGGTCACCGGCCCTACGAAGACGAACCCGATCCGCGGCCGCTTCCCGACGCGCGTCTCACTGGCGGCGCGATCGCCGACATGTTCGATGCGCTGGCAGGCTGTATCGCCGAGACCCGGATCGAACCCGATCTCGATGACCTCCTCTGGAACCTGGTCAACATCTTCCACCGTGCCGGTGAACGCGTCGAAAGATCCCTCGACGACAACGAGCAGCTCCAGCGCCGCCTCCAGCGCGAACAGGATGGCAGCGAAATCCGCTCGGTCGAGCTCGAGCGGGCAACCCGCGAGGGCATCTCGTTGATCGAACGCCGCGACGCTATGGAGTTTTTCCGCGAAGCGGCGGCCGAGCAGTTCCGGCTGCTCCTCCGCAAGGCCTGGGCTCCGCGCACAGGGTCGCGAATCCAGCATCGTGCGATGACGGCATCGCTGATCGACAGCCGCGATTTCCTCGACGCCCGGCTCCGGCAAAAGGCAACGGCTCTGCTTCCCGTCGGCACGCGGATTGCCTTCACTGGCGGCAGCGATTGCAGCGACCATGCGGCCATCTGGGAGGCTCTCGACAAGGCGAAGGCCCGCTACGCCGACATGATCCTCCTCCACGGCGCCACGCCGACCGGCGCCGAACGCGCCGCGGCTTGCTGGGCCGACAGCCGCGGCGTGGCGCAAGTCGCCTTCCGTCCGGACTGGAATCGCCACGGCAAAGCGGCGCCCTTCAAGCGCAACGACCGGATGCTCGAGGCGCTCCCGGTCGGCCTCATCATCTTCCCGGGCACCGGCATCCAGGACAATCTCGCCGACAAGGCTGCGAAGATCGGCATTCCGCTCTGGGACTTCCGAAAAGGGTCGGGCTGAAGCGCCGAGATTGGGCGACTCCGGGAAATGTCCTCAATCTGGTTCTATCTCTCGAATATAATTGAAATATATTCCGAACTTGCACATTTTCCCGCCCTCCTGATCACTCGGACCAGTGGTGATGTCTTCGCCTTCCGGCGCCCAATTGAGGGGCGCGGCCGGTCGGCGTTTGACGGAGGCAATGCCGGATGCTTCGGCTTGGCGACGATCGCCGGCGCTGCCATGGTTGAATATGTTGCCACTCGGCGCTGCGCATGCGCTCGCGATCGACGTCATGACGGTGAAGGACGAGGCGGCGCTTGCCGACCTTTTTCATGAGGTCTGCGCCAGCCTCGGCTGTCGCTTCTTCGCACTCAGCCACCATGTCGATTTCCTGGCAGACCCGCAGCGCGGGATACGGATCCACAATTATCCCGAAGAATGGGCATGCTGGTTCGACGCGCAGGGGCTCGGCTTGACCGATCCGATCCACCGGGCAAGCCAGCGGACGTCCGCCCCCTTTCTGTGGAACCAGGCGCCTTTATGGGCGCCGCCGCGCCCCGGAGATGAAAGCGTACTCGCGGAGGCCCGGCGTCATGGCATTGCTGATGGGCTCACCATTCCCGCTCACCTGCCCGGCGATGCCCATGGATCGGTGTCCTTCGCGTGGCGCGAGGGTGGGCCCGATCTGGGCGACTTGCCGCTCGCCGGGATGATCGGGCCCTTCGCCTTCGAGGCGGCCCGTCAGATCGCCGGCCGGGTGCCCGAGGCCAACCGGCCGAAGCTGACCGACCGGCAGCGTGACTGTCTCCTCTGGATTGCGCGCGGCAAATCGGACTGGGTGACCTCGAGGTTGCTCAATCTGAGCCAGGATACGGTTGCCGAGCATGTCAAAAACGCGCGGGGACGCTATGATGCTCCGACGAGGATGGCGCTCATGATCCGCGCGTTATGGGATGGCACGATAACTTTCGGCGAAATCGCCAACAATCGATGAAGTGCGACATGGTTTTCACTCGCTGTTCTAGGGAACTCACGGTGTCGGCGCAGCCTGCGAGCTTATGCGGGGTGTCCGTCGGCAGGAGGCGAGGGGATATCGGGCGGTTCGACAGGAACGCTCTCCAACGCGTCCGCTCTGCCTCGGAGCCAGATTCTGGCCTGATCTTCGAACCGCGCCGCATCAACGCGCATGCACAGCAGGCATTTCCCGACTTCATACCCGCTGCCGCATAGGACATCGCTGCGGCAGGAACCTTCAGCGCATGGCTCGCGAAGAACGTCATAAACGACGGCACAGACCGGACAGAACAACTGGTCGCTGTCCGGAGTGGTAAGCTGTGCGAAGCGAGAGGGATCCTTCCAGTCCTTCTCGTCGGTCGAGCAACTCAGGCAGATATAGGAACGGCGCCGTTTGTCGTAACCAAAATGCCGGCGCACCATTGCTGGCGGCAGCACCTTGGCAACAATTGCAAAGCTGGCGAGCAGGCCTGCCTCGGCTCCTTGGCCATGCGCGATCGCGACCGGGTCATTGAGTGCGGCATCCATCAGGTAGCGCGCCCAGCGGTGTTGGGGGAACAGGCTCTCGACCGTCTCGAGGACACCGACAAATATGCCTGTCGCGTCGGCGGCCACGCCGCGGCCGCCCAGATGAACAATCTTGTTCCGGCTTCGCCGCGCCTCGTCGAACTTTCGGATGAAGTCGGGCGGCAGTGTTTGATTGCAGACCGTGTCGTGGACCCGAATAAGGTCACTCGCGTCGATCGTGCGAAAGTCGTTGAACTCGATCTCGCCATTCGGCCCAGGTCGCGGCCATGACCTCGGATCACCGGCAAGAAGAATGTAAGGGCTGATTGCCGCGATGTTTGCCTTGAGGCCCAGCTCCTGCGCCTGATGGACCCAGACATGTGCATGCCTGAGCGCGGGCTGTTGTGCGGCATGATAGTCGGCAAGGGCGCTGCCGTCGGTGTCCCATATCTCGATCTCCGAGTCTTCAAGCAGCGCAAAGGTAGCGACGGCCGCTTCCCACGCCATGACGAGCAGCTCGATGGCCGAACTGCGCAGCTCCTCCGCCGTTGGGATGTTCCTGATCATGCACCATCCATAGCGAGTTCCCGTCCGACGAACACCCGGCGACACCCCCCAATTCTGGTATGGCGAGGTGGCCGCTTACGCTTCAATTGGACTGTCTCTATTTTCACGGGAGACAGTCCATGCTTCACGTTGTCGATTACACCAACCGGGTGCGCCTGCACGCCGTCCTCCGCTCCATGTTCGCAGCACGCAAGAAGGTCTTCATCGATCTTCTGAAATGGGATGTGCCGGCGCTCGCCGGCGAATTCGAGGTCGATCATTTCGACACCCCGCAGGCGACCTATCTCGTCGTCGCTGACGAAAACGATAGCCATCTCGCATCGGCCCGGCTGCTCGAGAC
Protein-coding sequences here:
- a CDS encoding DUF2493 domain-containing protein, coding for MHDLSEATHPASAEPGTTAYLLQEMQLFGHRPYEDEPDPRPLPDARLTGGAIADMFDALAGCIAETRIEPDLDDLLWNLVNIFHRAGERVERSLDDNEQLQRRLQREQDGSEIRSVELERATREGISLIERRDAMEFFREAAAEQFRLLLRKAWAPRTGSRIQHRAMTASLIDSRDFLDARLRQKATALLPVGTRIAFTGGSDCSDHAAIWEALDKAKARYADMILLHGATPTGAERAAACWADSRGVAQVAFRPDWNRHGKAAPFKRNDRMLEALPVGLIIFPGTGIQDNLADKAAKIGIPLWDFRKGSG
- a CDS encoding helix-turn-helix transcriptional regulator, producing the protein MSSPSGAQLRGAAGRRLTEAMPDASAWRRSPALPWLNMLPLGAAHALAIDVMTVKDEAALADLFHEVCASLGCRFFALSHHVDFLADPQRGIRIHNYPEEWACWFDAQGLGLTDPIHRASQRTSAPFLWNQAPLWAPPRPGDESVLAEARRHGIADGLTIPAHLPGDAHGSVSFAWREGGPDLGDLPLAGMIGPFAFEAARQIAGRVPEANRPKLTDRQRDCLLWIARGKSDWVTSRLLNLSQDTVAEHVKNARGRYDAPTRMALMIRALWDGTITFGEIANNR